A window of Sphingorhabdus lacus contains these coding sequences:
- a CDS encoding peptidylprolyl isomerase — translation MKRFLNLTAAAAFCASVPAFAQEAKTYPAPSEIVAAAKAQEWAAIAPSDLLVMDLAPDAAGKPRRVVIQLMPAPFSQGWIGNIRKLATAKWWDGTSINRVQDNYVVQWGDATEKKALPDGLEVVPESGYTAPLVDPFASMLLFSAIVGQKEAEDACKRESEDKISDCFKEIDRQITRRDPYGDIYGFYKGWPAGADPKTAWPLHCYGMVGVGRNLSPDTGTGAELYTVIGHAPRHLDRNIALVGRVIEGIEHLSSLPRGTGALGFYEKEEERVPILSVRLGTEVQNAPSFEYLYTQTPSFKAYADARANRRDPFFITPAGGADICNIPVPVRRRPAK, via the coding sequence ATGAAAAGATTTTTGAATTTGACCGCCGCTGCCGCCTTTTGCGCATCCGTGCCCGCGTTCGCCCAAGAGGCAAAAACATATCCCGCACCAAGCGAGATCGTCGCGGCGGCCAAGGCGCAGGAATGGGCCGCTATTGCGCCATCCGACCTGCTGGTCATGGATCTCGCACCCGATGCGGCCGGCAAACCGCGCCGTGTGGTCATCCAGTTGATGCCTGCCCCGTTCAGTCAGGGCTGGATCGGCAATATCCGCAAGCTTGCAACCGCCAAATGGTGGGACGGCACCAGCATCAACCGCGTGCAGGACAATTATGTTGTGCAATGGGGCGATGCGACGGAGAAGAAAGCGTTGCCGGATGGGTTGGAGGTCGTGCCCGAAAGCGGCTACACAGCCCCGTTGGTCGACCCTTTTGCCTCCATGCTGTTATTCTCGGCAATTGTCGGGCAAAAGGAAGCCGAAGACGCGTGCAAGCGCGAAAGTGAAGACAAAATTTCAGATTGTTTTAAAGAAATCGACCGTCAGATAACGCGCCGCGATCCTTACGGCGACATATATGGCTTCTACAAAGGCTGGCCCGCAGGTGCTGATCCGAAGACAGCATGGCCTCTCCATTGCTATGGCATGGTCGGCGTTGGCCGGAACCTGTCGCCCGACACCGGCACAGGCGCCGAGCTCTACACCGTAATCGGCCACGCGCCGCGGCATCTGGATCGTAATATCGCCTTGGTTGGCCGCGTGATCGAAGGGATCGAGCATCTGTCCAGCCTGCCGCGCGGAACAGGCGCGCTGGGCTTTTACGAGAAGGAAGAAGAACGGGTGCCGATCTTATCCGTGCGGTTGGGGACCGAAGTTCAGAATGCCCCTTCTTTCGAGTATCTCTACACCCAAACCCCCAGCTTCAAAGCTTATGCCGATGCGCGGGCCAACCGGCGCGATCCGTTTTTCATAACACCAGCGGGCGGCGCAGATATTTGCAACATTCCGGTCCCGGTGCGGCGGCGACCGGCCAAGTAA
- a CDS encoding DUF1905 domain-containing protein, translated as MTETHLVTAKLWLWQSDKAPASWHFLTIEGEAAEAIHALALMRRLENGRRRGWGAMKVHVTIGETAWDTSIFPDKGSGGWLLPVKAAVRKAEELVVGDQIQVSVTL; from the coding sequence ATGACCGAAACGCATCTGGTTACCGCCAAACTCTGGCTCTGGCAAAGCGACAAGGCCCCGGCGAGCTGGCATTTCCTCACGATTGAAGGCGAAGCGGCTGAGGCAATTCATGCCCTTGCCTTGATGCGGCGGCTCGAAAACGGACGGCGGCGCGGCTGGGGGGCGATGAAGGTGCACGTCACCATCGGGGAGACGGCCTGGGATACATCCATATTCCCCGACAAGGGCAGCGGAGGCTGGCTGCTTCCGGTCAAGGCGGCAGTGCGCAAAGCGGAGGAATTGGTCGTCGGCGACCAGATTCAGGTTAGCGTGACGCTTTAA
- a CDS encoding sigma-70 family RNA polymerase sigma factor produces MMLNEARAAYARPDASSPARLIEAHSALVRRVAWHVHSRMSTAIEVEDLIQIGFIALVEAAQHFEDRGIAFAPYASTRIRGAMVDALRRDARMGRAGMANRRYLASIRARLEQEYMRPPTDAEMADAAGLEPQAYYAMAASTQAVGQESIDESYSDHDMWFADLADSADTALEKAQLREALVANLAKLSEREAMILQLYFVEELNLDEIGETLGVGAARVCQIKKAALDKMRMLMAD; encoded by the coding sequence ATGATGCTGAATGAAGCCCGCGCCGCTTATGCCCGTCCCGATGCGTCGAGCCCTGCGCGCCTGATAGAAGCACATAGTGCCCTTGTCCGCCGCGTCGCCTGGCATGTGCACAGCCGCATGTCGACCGCCATCGAGGTTGAAGACCTGATCCAGATCGGCTTCATCGCACTGGTGGAGGCCGCCCAGCATTTCGAAGATCGCGGCATTGCCTTCGCCCCCTATGCGTCGACCCGTATTCGCGGAGCCATGGTGGATGCACTTCGTCGTGACGCCCGCATGGGCCGCGCAGGCATGGCCAACCGCCGCTATCTGGCGAGCATTCGCGCGCGCCTGGAACAGGAATATATGCGTCCGCCGACCGATGCGGAAATGGCGGATGCCGCCGGGCTGGAGCCACAAGCCTATTATGCCATGGCCGCGTCCACGCAGGCCGTGGGCCAGGAATCGATCGATGAAAGCTATTCGGATCATGATATGTGGTTCGCGGATCTCGCGGATAGTGCCGATACAGCGTTGGAAAAGGCCCAGTTGCGTGAGGCATTGGTGGCAAATCTCGCCAAGTTATCCGAGCGGGAAGCCATGATCTTGCAGCTTTATTTTGTCGAAGAGTTAAATCTGGACGAAATCGGCGAGACACTGGGCGTTGGTGCTGCGCGGGTCTGCCAGATCAAGAAAGCCGCACTCGACAAGATGCGGATGTTAATGGCGGATTAA
- the flhA gene encoding flagellar biosynthesis protein FlhA: protein MIGRLNLTIWLETIKSGALPVAVLLLVMLMIVPIPAMLLDVGFILNIMISLAVLMVAMNVAKPLDFSAFPTVLLLATLFRLALNVASTRVVLVDGHTGVAAAGHVIEAFGAILIGGDYIVGLFVFAVLMIINMVVITKGAGRVSEVSARFTLDALPGKQMAIDADLNAGLVTPDEAKARRQEVATEADFYGSMDGASKFVKGDAVAGLLILFVNIFGGLILGVVSHDLSFGDAAEIYIKLAIGDALVAQVPALLLSIAAAAIVTRVSSPLDLSGQISTQFGHARAWGPVAAILTLLGMVPAMPQLVVLPAAAVAGSIWWLLRRSEKAPPKPVDTIVDATPGHVIEWHEIAETAPITLELGYSLVSLVDERKGAPLMGRVTAIRRQLSREFGFVVPMVKVTDDLSLPGNSYQIRISGVLVGEDSAWANELLALDSGDCLEGVTGRAVKDPSFGLDALWIAERDRIDAVAAGYTVVDPATVIATHLNQLATASAAELFGMDDAQALIDNLKESYPQLAAGLTPAPYSLAAITALCRALLAERVPLRDFRRVAEAMVDLAPRNLDASDLVEAVRQRLGPLIVQTIVPVKMPLPAITFDGDLESLLVQSVQTAPSANWPFEPALARRIISAVDEAVQPMLVAARSFAVITSPLCRAAVARLLRAQFSDVAVLSFLEIPETKKVDVIAVVGGTPRLADANPYKGDHDAE, encoded by the coding sequence ATGATCGGCCGCCTCAACCTCACCATCTGGCTGGAAACCATAAAAAGCGGGGCGTTGCCCGTTGCGGTTTTGCTGCTGGTCATGCTGATGATCGTGCCGATCCCGGCGATGCTGCTGGATGTCGGCTTCATTCTGAACATCATGATCAGTCTGGCTGTCCTGATGGTCGCCATGAACGTGGCCAAACCCCTCGACTTCTCCGCGTTTCCGACAGTTCTGCTGCTCGCGACATTGTTCCGGCTTGCCCTGAACGTGGCCTCAACCCGTGTCGTTCTCGTCGACGGCCATACCGGCGTTGCGGCTGCAGGCCATGTCATCGAAGCGTTCGGGGCAATATTGATTGGCGGCGACTATATCGTCGGCCTGTTCGTCTTTGCCGTGTTGATGATCATCAACATGGTCGTGATTACCAAGGGTGCCGGGCGCGTATCCGAAGTGTCCGCACGCTTCACACTTGATGCACTTCCCGGAAAGCAGATGGCGATTGATGCCGATCTGAACGCCGGCCTCGTCACACCCGACGAAGCCAAAGCGCGGCGTCAGGAAGTCGCGACCGAAGCCGACTTTTACGGCTCCATGGATGGTGCCTCCAAATTTGTGAAGGGCGACGCGGTCGCGGGCCTTCTCATCCTTTTCGTCAATATTTTTGGCGGCCTGATATTGGGTGTGGTCAGCCACGACCTCAGCTTTGGCGATGCGGCCGAGATATACATCAAGCTTGCCATTGGCGACGCACTGGTTGCGCAAGTCCCGGCTCTGCTGCTTTCCATTGCCGCAGCGGCCATCGTCACCCGCGTGTCATCGCCGCTCGACCTTTCGGGCCAGATTTCGACACAGTTCGGGCATGCCCGCGCCTGGGGCCCTGTTGCCGCAATTCTGACTTTGCTCGGAATGGTTCCGGCAATGCCCCAACTCGTCGTGCTGCCAGCAGCCGCGGTAGCGGGATCCATCTGGTGGTTGCTGCGCCGTTCGGAGAAGGCTCCTCCCAAGCCGGTCGACACCATCGTCGACGCGACACCCGGCCATGTGATCGAGTGGCACGAAATTGCCGAAACAGCCCCCATCACGCTGGAGCTTGGCTATTCATTGGTTAGCCTTGTCGATGAACGCAAGGGCGCGCCGTTAATGGGCCGTGTCACGGCCATCCGCCGCCAGCTTTCGCGCGAATTCGGCTTCGTCGTGCCCATGGTTAAGGTCACAGATGACCTTTCCCTGCCCGGGAATAGCTACCAGATCCGCATTTCGGGTGTTCTGGTCGGCGAAGATAGCGCCTGGGCCAACGAATTGCTCGCCCTTGATTCCGGCGATTGCCTTGAAGGTGTCACTGGCCGTGCGGTCAAGGACCCCAGCTTTGGCCTGGATGCCCTCTGGATCGCCGAGCGTGACCGTATCGATGCCGTCGCCGCCGGCTACACCGTTGTCGACCCCGCGACCGTTATCGCCACTCATTTGAACCAGCTCGCCACCGCATCTGCAGCCGAGCTGTTCGGTATGGACGATGCGCAAGCGCTGATCGACAATCTCAAGGAAAGCTACCCGCAACTGGCCGCTGGCCTGACACCGGCACCTTATTCGCTCGCCGCGATTACCGCCTTGTGCCGCGCGCTGCTGGCCGAGCGGGTTCCGCTTCGGGATTTCCGCCGTGTGGCCGAGGCTATGGTTGATCTTGCCCCGCGCAATCTGGATGCATCCGATCTGGTAGAGGCTGTCCGCCAGCGCCTCGGACCGCTCATTGTCCAGACTATCGTTCCTGTGAAAATGCCGCTGCCGGCTATCACCTTTGATGGCGATCTCGAAAGCCTGCTGGTCCAGTCGGTGCAAACCGCACCGTCAGCCAACTGGCCGTTCGAACCTGCGCTTGCCCGCCGCATCATCAGCGCCGTTGATGAAGCAGTCCAGCCGATGCTGGTCGCCGCACGCAGCTTTGCCGTCATCACCTCGCCGCTATGCCGCGCGGCGGTCGCCCGCCTTTTACGGGCGCAGTTCAGCGATGTCGCTGTGCTGTCCTTCCTCGAAATTCCCGAAACCAAAAAAGTCGATGTGATCGCCGTAGTCGGCGGCACACCGCGCCTGGCCGATGCCAACCCTTACAAAGGAGACCATGATGCTGAATGA
- a CDS encoding lytic transglycosylase domain-containing protein, whose amino-acid sequence MTRPINDTGSPHKVTAAIARASARTGVDFDYLMDQARIESGMRPDARATTSSATGLYQFTKQTWLGTVKEHGASHGMEWAANAISRNSDGTFSVSDSAKRAAILDLRSDPDAAAAMAAEFAADNGAYLQERIGANPEPVDLYLAHFLGAEGAAKFLDAYREDPNQSAAPLFSEAARANRPIFYRNDGGARSLAEIRENFAAKLGDAQSQFPALNRQSSQIASSSNAARTPLEMATMLPMPKKLDLNFARDAYRRLSGISS is encoded by the coding sequence ATGACACGCCCGATTAACGACACGGGATCACCGCATAAGGTGACGGCGGCAATTGCCCGCGCATCGGCACGAACCGGTGTCGATTTCGACTATTTGATGGATCAGGCCCGCATCGAAAGCGGAATGCGCCCCGATGCGCGCGCCACGACGTCGAGCGCGACTGGCCTCTATCAATTCACCAAGCAGACCTGGCTGGGCACCGTGAAAGAACATGGTGCGTCGCATGGAATGGAATGGGCCGCCAATGCCATTTCGCGCAATTCGGACGGAACCTTTTCGGTCTCCGATTCCGCCAAAAGGGCCGCGATACTTGACCTGCGCAGCGATCCCGATGCGGCAGCAGCGATGGCTGCCGAATTTGCGGCGGACAATGGCGCCTATCTGCAAGAACGGATCGGTGCCAATCCTGAGCCTGTCGATCTCTATCTCGCGCATTTTCTCGGCGCCGAAGGGGCCGCCAAGTTTCTCGATGCTTATCGCGAAGATCCCAACCAAAGCGCTGCACCGCTCTTTTCCGAAGCCGCGCGGGCCAATCGCCCCATATTTTACCGGAATGACGGCGGCGCACGAAGCCTCGCAGAAATCCGTGAGAATTTCGCCGCCAAGCTGGGCGACGCACAAAGCCAGTTTCCTGCGCTGAACCGGCAAAGCAGCCAGATAGCGTCCTCATCCAATGCGGCACGCACGCCACTCGAAATGGCCACAATGCTGCCCATGCCCAAAAAGCTTGATCTTAATTTTGCGCGCGATGCCTATCGCCGCCTCTCGGGTATTTCGTCATGA
- the flgM gene encoding flagellar biosynthesis anti-sigma factor FlgM, which translates to MVDSVTFGPARLAPGLRASGAAEAAPKRENTLKPAAPHSLSLATALAQKGPPYDAEKVASLRAALASGAYKVDLGAVADGIIRFGGQDLG; encoded by the coding sequence ATGGTGGATTCCGTTACGTTCGGACCGGCCAGACTGGCTCCGGGTCTCCGTGCATCTGGTGCCGCGGAGGCGGCGCCGAAGCGGGAAAATACGCTCAAGCCTGCTGCTCCGCACAGCTTGAGCCTTGCGACCGCGTTGGCGCAAAAGGGCCCCCCATATGACGCCGAAAAGGTCGCCTCTTTGCGGGCGGCACTTGCGAGCGGCGCATATAAGGTCGATTTGGGCGCTGTTGCAGACGGCATCATCCGCTTTGGCGGACAGGATCTCGGCTAA
- a CDS encoding flagella basal body P-ring formation protein FlgA, whose amino-acid sequence MHHLLFIVAAISGGFEDLQALDSRISAVAPQAEQVDKRLKLAQCPDAPIVAPPAGGAVIVRCPAVGWRLRVPVKASLDQAATSEIVIRKGEMVECVSDGQGFAVSTTMMALEDAAVGQPVRVKSLTSSTTMTAYVKTRGVVTF is encoded by the coding sequence ATGCACCATCTACTCTTTATCGTTGCCGCCATATCTGGAGGTTTTGAGGACCTGCAGGCTTTGGATAGCCGCATTTCGGCGGTCGCGCCGCAAGCCGAGCAGGTCGATAAACGCCTGAAACTGGCGCAATGCCCCGATGCACCTATTGTTGCGCCGCCCGCAGGAGGTGCCGTGATCGTGCGCTGTCCGGCGGTAGGCTGGCGTTTGCGTGTGCCCGTAAAGGCATCATTGGATCAAGCAGCCACCTCGGAAATCGTCATCCGTAAGGGTGAAATGGTCGAATGCGTTTCGGATGGGCAAGGCTTTGCCGTCTCTACAACGATGATGGCGCTGGAAGACGCAGCGGTGGGTCAACCGGTCCGTGTCAAATCGCTGACATCATCAACGACCATGACTGCCTATGTCAAAACCCGCGGTGTTGTTACATTCTGA
- a CDS encoding alpha/beta fold hydrolase produces the protein MGRADCAPALPLLAREALSFAYMRTSAAFASTVPLDVAGNGRHVMVIPGFMASDQTTSRLRRSLQDAGFAAHGWGLGRNKGIKSDIFERLGRRVEELDIDGPLTLVGWSLGGLIAREYAKVARHDVAKVVTLGSPFSGDPRANNAWRLYEFVAGYKVDNPPIDVILSEKPPVPTCAIWSRNDGVVAPGSACGQHHESDHQVELDCTHMAFVAQPDAIRAIAKVLA, from the coding sequence ATGGGCCGTGCCGATTGTGCACCGGCCCTGCCGCTGCTGGCGCGCGAAGCGCTTTCATTTGCCTATATGCGGACCAGTGCCGCGTTCGCGTCGACCGTGCCCCTCGATGTCGCCGGAAATGGCCGCCATGTGATGGTAATCCCCGGATTTATGGCGTCGGACCAGACAACGTCGCGTTTGCGCCGGTCGCTGCAAGATGCTGGCTTTGCCGCCCATGGTTGGGGCTTGGGCCGGAACAAGGGTATAAAATCCGACATATTCGAAAGATTAGGACGCCGTGTCGAAGAACTCGATATTGACGGACCGCTGACGCTGGTCGGATGGAGCCTTGGTGGACTGATCGCGCGCGAATATGCCAAAGTGGCCCGCCATGATGTTGCCAAGGTCGTTACCTTGGGAAGTCCTTTTTCAGGTGATCCTCGCGCGAACAACGCCTGGCGTCTTTATGAATTTGTTGCAGGTTATAAAGTCGACAATCCACCGATTGATGTAATCCTTTCCGAAAAGCCGCCGGTTCCCACATGCGCCATTTGGTCGCGTAACGATGGGGTTGTTGCCCCGGGTTCTGCTTGCGGCCAACATCATGAATCGGACCATCAAGTTGAACTCGACTGCACACATATGGCGTTCGTCGCACAGCCTGATGCGATCCGCGCAATTGCCAAGGTTCTTGCCTAA
- a CDS encoding uroporphyrinogen-III synthase, whose translation MKLLIVRPQPGADATAARVTAAGHLAVCMPLFATHAVAWDLPKIDDFDGLLLTSANALRYAGDKLPLLTGLPLFAVGQNSAEYAQSVGFDVRQVGSAGIESLLEQVDARRLLWLAGEDRTSFAPPPDLHIDCRIVYRSAALPIPDDFHETLMEADYVLLHSARAASRFTSLVEDVQLQKNAISIGALSEKIAQAAGSGWANIRIAKEPTDNDLLSQL comes from the coding sequence GTGAAACTTCTGATTGTCCGCCCCCAACCGGGAGCCGATGCTACAGCCGCCCGCGTAACTGCCGCCGGACATCTGGCGGTCTGTATGCCTCTCTTCGCAACGCACGCTGTCGCGTGGGATCTGCCCAAAATCGATGATTTTGACGGGCTGTTGCTGACCAGCGCAAATGCACTGCGTTATGCAGGGGACAAGTTGCCGCTATTGACCGGCTTGCCGCTTTTTGCCGTCGGGCAGAATAGCGCGGAATATGCGCAGAGTGTTGGTTTCGACGTGCGGCAAGTAGGCTCCGCCGGGATCGAGAGCCTTCTGGAGCAGGTTGACGCCCGCCGGCTGCTTTGGCTTGCAGGAGAAGACCGGACATCTTTTGCGCCGCCGCCAGATCTGCATATTGACTGCCGAATTGTTTACCGCAGCGCCGCCTTGCCCATTCCCGATGATTTCCACGAAACACTTATGGAAGCAGACTATGTTCTGTTACATTCCGCCCGCGCTGCATCCCGTTTCACTTCTTTGGTTGAAGATGTTCAGCTTCAAAAGAACGCGATTTCAATCGGCGCATTGTCCGAAAAAATCGCGCAGGCTGCGGGTTCTGGCTGGGCGAATATCCGGATCGCGAAGGAGCCAACCGATAACGACCTCTTGTCTCAATTATAA
- the hemC gene encoding hydroxymethylbilane synthase → MTVPEFTSQSPLRIGTRRSPLALAQAEMAAAAIRQAHGLDEDAVILVPMLSSGDKIQDRPLAEIGGKALWTKELERALVEDDIDIAVHSMKDVETVRSPMFVLSAMLPRADVRDRLIGVASLDELRHQAIVGTSSPRRAAQLKAMRPDLVTVPIRGNVATRMAQVAAGDFDATLLAAAGLDRLGQPDVGTSLSLETMLPAAAQGAIGIDHLAERGELAVFLQAVNHLATFAAVTAERAFLEALGGNCHSPVAAHATCNADKIMLRGEILAEDGSERQSDVLEFAADDADGPARLAHALLEKSSERLRHLFTP, encoded by the coding sequence ATGACGGTCCCTGAATTTACTTCACAAAGCCCCTTGCGCATCGGAACGCGGCGCTCCCCCCTCGCTTTGGCGCAGGCCGAGATGGCAGCAGCCGCAATCAGGCAGGCCCATGGCTTGGACGAAGATGCGGTCATTCTGGTGCCCATGCTGTCGAGTGGAGACAAGATACAGGACCGCCCCTTGGCTGAAATCGGCGGCAAAGCGCTATGGACCAAAGAGCTGGAGCGCGCTTTGGTCGAAGACGATATCGATATCGCGGTCCACTCCATGAAAGATGTTGAAACTGTTCGATCGCCGATGTTTGTCCTGTCCGCCATGTTGCCACGGGCGGATGTACGTGACCGGCTGATTGGTGTGGCGAGCCTCGATGAGCTTCGGCATCAGGCTATAGTCGGCACGTCCAGCCCCCGCCGTGCGGCGCAGCTAAAGGCCATGCGGCCCGACCTTGTCACTGTTCCAATTCGCGGGAATGTCGCGACACGCATGGCACAGGTGGCCGCAGGTGACTTTGACGCAACGCTTTTGGCAGCGGCTGGGCTTGATCGCCTGGGCCAACCGGATGTCGGCACCAGTCTGTCGCTCGAAACGATGCTCCCGGCTGCGGCACAGGGTGCCATTGGCATCGATCATTTGGCTGAGCGGGGGGAGCTTGCCGTGTTTTTGCAGGCAGTAAACCATCTGGCGACCTTTGCCGCCGTAACAGCGGAACGGGCGTTCCTTGAAGCATTGGGTGGCAACTGCCACTCCCCGGTTGCAGCGCATGCTACCTGCAATGCGGACAAAATCATGTTGCGTGGTGAGATTTTGGCTGAAGACGGCAGCGAACGCCAAAGCGATGTCTTGGAATTTGCGGCAGATGACGCGGACGGCCCGGCGCGGCTTGCACATGCGCTTCTGGAAAAATCCAGCGAACGTCTGCGGCATTTGTTCACGCCGTGA
- the tsaD gene encoding tRNA (adenosine(37)-N6)-threonylcarbamoyltransferase complex transferase subunit TsaD — protein sequence MAIILGLESSCDETAAAIVRSDRTILAHALAGQEDHHRAFGGVVPEIAARAHAELMTPLVQAALADAGMTLDDIDAIAATAGPGLIGGVMVGLVTAKALAMATDKPLIAVNHLEGHALSPRLVDADLAFPYLLLLVSGGHCQLLRVNGVGDYNRLATTIDDAVGEAFDKTAKILGLGFPGGPAVERAAANGEAGAVPLPRPLKGADEPHFSFAGLKSAVLRAHETGQYRVEDIAASFQQAVVDCLLDRLRYSVDRMESLPALVVAGGVAANGAIRTMLADFATARGMRFVAPPLWLCTDNGAMIAWAGAERFAAGLIDGLDFVARPRWPLDPNAAPARGAGVKA from the coding sequence ATGGCAATTATTTTAGGTCTTGAATCAAGCTGCGACGAGACGGCCGCGGCAATCGTGCGTTCGGACCGCACGATTTTGGCGCATGCGCTCGCCGGACAAGAGGACCATCATCGCGCTTTTGGCGGTGTCGTCCCGGAGATTGCAGCCCGCGCGCATGCCGAATTAATGACGCCACTTGTGCAGGCTGCACTTGCTGACGCGGGCATGACCCTGGACGATATCGATGCGATTGCAGCAACCGCAGGCCCCGGTTTGATCGGCGGCGTGATGGTTGGACTGGTAACCGCGAAGGCGTTGGCCATGGCAACGGACAAGCCTCTGATCGCGGTCAACCATCTGGAGGGACATGCGCTTTCGCCTCGTCTGGTCGATGCCGATCTTGCATTTCCCTATTTGCTTTTGCTGGTGTCGGGAGGCCATTGCCAATTGTTGCGCGTCAACGGGGTTGGCGATTATAACCGGCTGGCGACGACCATCGATGACGCTGTGGGCGAAGCGTTCGACAAAACCGCAAAGATTCTGGGGCTGGGTTTCCCCGGCGGCCCTGCCGTCGAGCGGGCCGCGGCAAACGGAGAAGCCGGTGCAGTCCCCTTACCAAGGCCATTGAAAGGTGCCGACGAGCCGCATTTCTCATTTGCGGGGCTGAAAAGTGCGGTGCTGCGTGCGCATGAAACGGGACAATATAGGGTGGAGGATATTGCGGCCTCCTTCCAGCAAGCAGTCGTCGACTGTCTCTTGGACAGGCTACGCTATTCGGTCGATCGTATGGAATCCCTACCCGCATTGGTGGTCGCTGGAGGAGTGGCGGCCAATGGGGCGATACGGACGATGTTGGCCGATTTTGCCACAGCAAGAGGCATGCGCTTCGTTGCGCCTCCTTTATGGCTGTGCACCGACAACGGCGCGATGATCGCATGGGCCGGAGCGGAACGTTTTGCAGCCGGACTGATCGACGGGCTGGACTTTGTTGCGCGCCCGCGCTGGCCCTTAGACCCGAACGCTGCCCCGGCGAGGGGCGCTGGAGTAAAAGCATGA
- a CDS encoding NAD(P)H-dependent glycerol-3-phosphate dehydrogenase, whose translation MSESRYPVGIVGGGAWGTALASVMAQIHPEVLIWAREIDVVTAINETHENSLFLRGLKLASNIRATGDLAAMEACGALLIVTPAQHVRATLAALPRTDAPLLLCAKGIEAGTEMLMSDIAAEVRPENPLAVLSGPTFAHEVAAGKPTAITLATANQDMGAMLMRLIAAPHFRPYWSEDVTGAEIGGAVKNVLAIGCGVVDGAGLGLNARASLIARGFAEIQRYGLARGARPETLAGLSGLGDLVLTCSSDNSRNFSLGRGLGQGLSADALLADRNTVAEGAFTAPVLLKSAQRLGIEMPIVAAVCALLEGKAIVGDVTAALLSRPLKAESW comes from the coding sequence ATGAGTGAATCGCGATATCCTGTCGGAATAGTGGGCGGAGGCGCGTGGGGCACGGCTTTGGCATCGGTCATGGCGCAGATCCATCCGGAAGTCCTCATTTGGGCGCGGGAAATCGATGTCGTCACCGCGATAAACGAAACGCATGAAAATAGTCTGTTCCTGCGCGGATTGAAGCTTGCATCCAATATCCGGGCTACGGGTGATTTGGCCGCCATGGAAGCATGTGGTGCGCTTCTGATCGTCACACCTGCCCAACATGTCCGCGCGACCCTTGCCGCACTTCCGCGGACGGATGCGCCCCTGTTGCTCTGCGCAAAGGGTATAGAGGCGGGCACAGAAATGCTGATGTCCGATATCGCTGCTGAGGTGAGGCCTGAAAACCCCCTTGCCGTGCTATCCGGCCCCACCTTTGCGCATGAAGTGGCCGCCGGAAAGCCGACCGCCATCACGCTTGCCACAGCCAACCAGGACATGGGCGCCATGTTGATGCGCTTGATTGCTGCACCCCATTTCCGGCCCTATTGGTCCGAAGATGTTACGGGTGCCGAGATTGGCGGAGCGGTAAAAAATGTTCTCGCGATCGGCTGCGGCGTTGTCGATGGAGCAGGCCTGGGCCTTAACGCGCGCGCCTCTCTGATCGCGCGCGGATTTGCGGAAATCCAGCGTTATGGCCTCGCCCGCGGCGCGCGGCCCGAAACGCTTGCCGGGCTCTCCGGATTGGGCGATTTGGTGCTGACGTGCAGTTCGGACAATTCACGCAATTTCTCACTCGGTCGCGGATTAGGCCAAGGACTCTCGGCAGACGCCCTGCTCGCGGACCGAAACACCGTGGCCGAAGGCGCGTTTACTGCACCGGTGTTGCTGAAATCAGCCCAGCGGCTCGGCATTGAAATGCCAATTGTTGCGGCGGTGTGCGCCTTGCTGGAGGGCAAAGCAATTGTCGGTGACGTAACCGCCGCGCTGCTATCGCGTCCCCTAAAGGCCGAAAGCTGGTAA